The following proteins come from a genomic window of Geminicoccaceae bacterium SCSIO 64248:
- a CDS encoding MmcB family DNA repair protein: MAEDFDDTVATTLPPVAADIAHGTARCLIDMGYAPVAELPLANGRRADITAIDRKGHVVIVEIKSSRADFLSDRKWPDYLEFCDAFYFAVAPGFPRELLPQDEGLILAERFQGAIERPAVLRPMAAARRKALLLRFARLAALRLQGQVDPLAAL, from the coding sequence ATGGCCGAAGACTTCGACGACACCGTCGCCACCACCCTGCCCCCGGTCGCGGCCGACATCGCGCACGGCACGGCGCGCTGCCTGATCGACATGGGCTACGCTCCGGTCGCCGAGCTGCCGCTCGCCAACGGCCGGCGCGCCGACATCACGGCGATCGACCGCAAGGGCCACGTCGTGATCGTCGAGATCAAGTCGTCGCGCGCCGACTTCCTGAGCGACCGGAAGTGGCCGGACTATCTCGAATTCTGCGACGCCTTCTATTTCGCGGTCGCGCCGGGCTTCCCGCGCGAGCTGCTGCCGCAGGACGAAGGCCTGATCCTGGCCGAGCGCTTCCAGGGAGCGATCGAACGCCCGGCCGTCCTCCGGCCGATGGCGGCGGCGCGGCGCAAGGCGCTGCTGCTCCGGTTCGCCCGGCTGGCCGCGCTCCGCCTGCAGGGCCAGGTCGACCCGCTCGCCGCCCTGTAA
- a CDS encoding YdcF family protein, with translation MDKEAPDESRPAYDAAVVLGAAVWPGGRPSPALERRVAHAVGLHAAGRVRCLIMTGGLGRHPPAEAALMRDLAIRQGVPPAAILVECTSTSTMSNARNALALARSQGLERLVVVSDFYHLPRARLAFAHAGASVATEAPTPAATRPGAALWQYAREAAALGWYGLRYGLGRLRAGPGL, from the coding sequence ATGGATAAGGAAGCGCCGGACGAATCCCGTCCGGCCTATGACGCCGCCGTCGTGCTCGGCGCGGCGGTGTGGCCGGGCGGGCGGCCGAGCCCGGCGCTCGAGCGCCGCGTCGCCCATGCCGTCGGCCTGCACGCGGCCGGACGGGTCAGGTGTTTGATCATGACCGGTGGCCTCGGCCGGCATCCGCCCGCCGAAGCCGCGCTCATGCGCGATCTCGCGATCCGCCAGGGCGTCCCACCCGCCGCCATCCTGGTCGAGTGCACCTCGACCTCCACCATGAGCAACGCGCGCAACGCGCTGGCGCTTGCCCGCAGCCAAGGTCTCGAGCGGCTGGTCGTGGTCAGCGACTTCTACCATCTGCCGCGTGCCCGGCTGGCCTTCGCGCATGCCGGAGCGTCGGTCGCGACCGAGGCCCCGACGCCGGCGGCGACCCGGCCGGGGGCGGCCTTATGGCAATACGCGCGCGAGGCCGCGGCGCTTGGCTGGTACGGGCTGCGCTACGGGCTCGGCCGCCTCCGCGCCGGTCCCGGCCTGTAG
- the nudC gene encoding NAD(+) diphosphatase, with protein MPLDRPHPPHIYGTQELDRAVGLRKDKDWLRARLADPASRLVAVSGLKVRVLDAEERPHAAFVPPSAVTDLVDPAFLGLDAEGRAVFSADVPEDADLPGELLELRQVGTRMPSTEAGILAYARGLSHWHDRHRFCGRCGSRTDTAQAGHVRVCPECGLQHFPRTDPAIIVLVRKGDRALLGRSPRFAPGMYSTLAGFVEPGESLESAVAREVFEETGVVVEDALYRSSQPWPFPSSLMLGFHAIAVTEDITIEQDELEDARWFTRDEMRHPQEGGLRLPGVDSIARALIEDFLADG; from the coding sequence ATGCCGCTGGACAGACCCCATCCGCCCCACATCTACGGCACCCAGGAACTCGACCGGGCGGTCGGGCTGCGCAAGGACAAGGACTGGCTGCGCGCGCGCTTGGCCGACCCGGCGAGCCGCCTCGTCGCCGTCAGCGGACTGAAGGTCCGCGTGCTCGACGCCGAGGAGCGGCCGCATGCCGCCTTCGTGCCGCCCTCGGCGGTGACCGATCTCGTCGACCCGGCCTTTCTCGGACTGGACGCCGAGGGGCGCGCGGTCTTCTCGGCCGACGTGCCCGAGGACGCCGACCTGCCGGGCGAGCTGCTCGAGCTGCGCCAGGTCGGCACGCGCATGCCCAGCACCGAGGCGGGCATCCTCGCCTATGCCCGCGGCCTCAGCCACTGGCACGACCGCCACCGGTTCTGCGGCCGCTGCGGCAGCCGGACCGACACCGCCCAGGCCGGCCATGTGCGCGTCTGCCCGGAATGCGGCCTGCAGCACTTCCCGCGCACCGATCCCGCGATCATCGTGCTCGTGCGCAAGGGCGATCGCGCCCTGCTCGGACGATCCCCACGTTTCGCGCCCGGCATGTACTCGACCCTGGCCGGATTCGTCGAGCCCGGCGAGTCGCTGGAATCGGCGGTCGCGCGCGAGGTCTTCGAGGAGACCGGCGTCGTGGTCGAGGACGCGCTCTACCGGTCCTCGCAGCCCTGGCCGTTCCCGTCCTCCCTGATGTTGGGCTTCCACGCGATCGCCGTGACCGAGGACATCACCATCGAGCAGGACGAGTTGGAGGACGCGCGCTGGTTCACGCGCGACGAGATGCGGCACCCGCAGGAAGGCGGCCTGCGCCTGCCCGGCGTCGACTCGATCGCCCGTGCGCTGATCGAAGACTTCCTGGCGGATGGATAA
- a CDS encoding DNA polymerase III subunit gamma/tau, whose protein sequence is MPETEPNGPYRVLARTYRPERLSELIGQDALVRTLTNAFASGRVAHAFMLTGIRGVGKTTTARIIARALNCIGPDGEGPPTPEPCGVCANCIAIAEGRHIDVLEMDAASHTGINDIREIIDGIRYGPTSGRYKVYIIDEVHMLSQQAFNGLLKTLEEPPPHAKFLFATTEIRKVPVTVLSRCQRFDLRRVEPAVLRAHLERIAAKEGFALEPAALDLIVRSAEGSVRDSLSLLDQAIALSDGAVRAADVKDMLGLSDRVRVLDLFELLLRGDSRAALDLLTELDDLGADPVTLVQDLLDLCHGLTRAKLSPEAADGLGLGPDEAVRARTMAGELSMAVLARCWQMLLRGLEDLRLAPSPMAAAEMLLIRMAFAADLPTPDLLQTGPGPAARQGEAPRPSPVAGPPTSRPETVAVAEPATTRPTPGGGFGPTMALAQPAARPEAAAVPAEPALAPQPGDLAEVVALVRSAGEPIVASWMHQAVHLVRFEPGRIEIRQEPHAPADLAARAGAALTRATDRRWIVTLVNEQGAPTLAEQAEQARAAALVRAAEDPNVRRVLDRFPGARLEDVRPAD, encoded by the coding sequence ATGCCCGAGACCGAACCGAACGGCCCGTATCGCGTTCTGGCCCGCACCTACCGGCCGGAGCGGCTCTCCGAGCTGATCGGCCAGGACGCCCTGGTGCGGACGCTCACCAACGCCTTTGCCTCCGGCCGCGTCGCCCATGCCTTCATGCTCACCGGCATTCGCGGCGTCGGCAAGACGACCACGGCCCGGATCATCGCGCGCGCGCTCAACTGCATCGGCCCGGACGGCGAGGGTCCACCCACGCCCGAGCCCTGCGGCGTCTGCGCGAACTGCATCGCGATCGCGGAAGGACGCCATATCGACGTGCTGGAGATGGACGCCGCCAGCCATACCGGCATCAACGACATCCGCGAGATCATCGACGGCATCCGCTACGGGCCGACCTCGGGTCGCTACAAGGTCTACATCATCGACGAGGTCCACATGCTGTCGCAGCAGGCCTTCAACGGCCTGCTCAAGACGCTGGAGGAGCCGCCGCCGCACGCGAAGTTCCTGTTCGCGACCACGGAGATCCGCAAGGTTCCGGTCACCGTCCTGTCCCGCTGCCAGCGCTTCGACCTGCGCCGCGTCGAGCCTGCCGTGCTGCGCGCCCATCTCGAGCGGATCGCGGCCAAGGAGGGCTTCGCGCTCGAGCCCGCGGCGCTCGACCTGATCGTGCGCAGCGCGGAAGGCTCGGTCCGCGACTCCCTCTCGCTGCTCGACCAGGCGATCGCGCTGTCCGACGGCGCCGTGCGCGCGGCCGACGTCAAGGACATGCTGGGCCTGTCCGACCGCGTCCGCGTGCTCGACCTGTTCGAGCTCCTGCTCCGGGGCGATTCCCGCGCGGCGCTGGACCTGTTGACCGAACTCGACGATCTGGGCGCGGATCCGGTCACCCTCGTCCAGGACCTCCTCGACCTCTGCCACGGCCTGACCCGCGCCAAGCTCTCGCCCGAGGCGGCCGACGGCCTCGGTCTCGGGCCGGACGAGGCGGTGCGGGCGCGGACGATGGCCGGAGAGCTGTCCATGGCCGTGCTGGCGCGCTGCTGGCAGATGCTGCTGCGCGGGCTGGAGGATCTGCGCCTGGCGCCATCGCCCATGGCGGCGGCCGAGATGCTGCTGATCCGCATGGCCTTCGCCGCCGACCTGCCGACGCCCGATCTCCTGCAGACCGGGCCGGGACCGGCTGCAAGACAGGGTGAAGCGCCGCGACCGTCGCCCGTCGCCGGCCCGCCGACCTCGCGGCCGGAGACCGTGGCCGTGGCCGAGCCGGCCACGACGCGACCGACACCCGGCGGAGGGTTCGGCCCGACCATGGCCCTAGCCCAGCCGGCCGCCCGGCCCGAAGCCGCGGCCGTCCCCGCCGAGCCCGCGCTGGCGCCGCAGCCGGGCGATCTGGCCGAGGTCGTCGCCCTGGTGCGGAGCGCGGGCGAGCCGATCGTCGCGTCGTGGATGCACCAGGCGGTCCATCTCGTGCGCTTCGAGCCCGGCCGGATCGAGATCCGCCAGGAACCTCACGCGCCCGCCGACTTGGCCGCGCGGGCCGGAGCCGCGCTGACGCGCGCGACCGACCGGCGCTGGATCGTCACCCTGGTCAACGAGCAGGGCGCGCCGACCCTGGCCGAGCAGGCGGAGCAGGCGCGCGCCGCGGCCCTGGTCCGGGCGGCCGAGGATCCCAATGTCAGACGCGTGCTCGACCGGTTTCCCGGCGCGAGGCTGGAAGATGTCCGTCCGGCCGACTAG
- a CDS encoding YbaB/EbfC family nucleoid-associated protein → MKNLGNMLKQAQEMQAKMAEMQARMAETEVSGAAGGGLVTVTLNGKGDVRKIKIDPSLVDPNDVEMLEDLIVAAANDAKGKVESHMQEEMGKLTGGMKLPPGMKLPF, encoded by the coding sequence ATGAAGAACCTCGGCAACATGCTCAAGCAGGCGCAGGAGATGCAGGCCAAGATGGCCGAGATGCAGGCGCGCATGGCGGAGACCGAGGTATCGGGCGCGGCCGGCGGCGGTCTGGTCACGGTGACGCTGAACGGCAAGGGCGACGTCCGCAAGATCAAGATCGATCCCTCCCTCGTCGACCCGAACGACGTCGAGATGCTGGAGGACCTGATCGTGGCCGCCGCCAACGACGCCAAGGGCAAGGTCGAGAGCCACATGCAGGAGGAGATGGGCAAGCTGACCGGCGGGATGAAGCTGCCGCCCGGCATGAAGCTGCCGTTCTGA
- the recR gene encoding recombination mediator RecR produces the protein MAADPLDNVIRLLGRLPGLGPRSARRAALFLLKRREQIMEPLADALAEAAKAVLPCPACGNLDTVQPCAICRDPERDGTAICVVEDVEDLWALERASTFTGRYHVLGGTLSALNGVRPEDLGIDRLIGRIGAEGITEVILALGATVDGQTTAHYLAERLAGSGAQVSALAHGLPMGGELNYLDAGTLGAALRARRPLA, from the coding sequence ATGGCGGCCGACCCGCTCGACAACGTCATCCGCCTGCTCGGCCGGCTGCCTGGGCTGGGGCCGCGCTCGGCGCGACGTGCCGCCCTGTTCCTCCTGAAACGCCGCGAGCAGATCATGGAGCCGCTCGCCGACGCCCTGGCCGAGGCCGCGAAGGCGGTGCTGCCCTGCCCTGCCTGCGGCAATCTGGACACGGTCCAACCCTGCGCCATCTGCCGTGACCCCGAACGCGACGGGACCGCGATCTGCGTCGTCGAGGACGTCGAGGACCTCTGGGCGCTCGAGCGGGCCAGCACGTTCACGGGCCGCTACCACGTTCTGGGCGGCACGCTGTCGGCGCTGAACGGCGTCCGGCCCGAGGATCTCGGCATCGACCGGCTGATCGGCCGGATCGGGGCCGAAGGCATCACCGAGGTGATCCTCGCCCTGGGCGCGACCGTCGACGGCCAGACCACGGCGCACTACCTGGCCGAGCGCCTGGCAGGCAGCGGCGCGCAGGTCTCGGCCCTCGCCCACGGCCTGCCGATGGGCGGCGAGCTCAACTATCTCGACGCCGGCACGCTGGGTGCCGCCCTTCGCGCCCGCCGCCCGCTGGCTTGA
- a CDS encoding cysteine hydrolase family protein — protein sequence MTTALIVIDLQRGMFDPAQPAHDGEAVLARVAALLARARAAGVPVLHVRHDGGAGDPLQRDTPGWTIHPAVAPMGVEPVIDKDRSSAFHGTGLHERLQAGGIGRLVIAGMQTEFCIDTTCRAAHDLGYAVALVADGHTTFDTPDLSAAQVVAHHNRTLRNGGFAELADAAAVVL from the coding sequence ATGACCACGGCCCTGATCGTGATCGACCTCCAGCGCGGCATGTTCGACCCGGCACAGCCCGCGCATGACGGCGAAGCCGTCCTGGCGCGGGTCGCGGCGCTTCTCGCCCGGGCGCGGGCGGCCGGGGTTCCGGTGCTCCACGTCCGTCACGACGGCGGAGCCGGGGATCCGTTGCAGCGGGACACCCCCGGCTGGACGATCCATCCGGCCGTGGCGCCCATGGGCGTCGAGCCCGTGATCGACAAGGACCGGAGCAGCGCCTTCCACGGCACCGGCCTGCACGAGCGATTGCAGGCCGGAGGGATCGGGCGGCTCGTGATCGCGGGGATGCAGACCGAGTTTTGCATCGACACGACCTGCCGCGCGGCGCACGACCTGGGCTACGCGGTCGCGCTGGTGGCGGACGGGCACACCACCTTCGACACGCCCGACCTGTCCGCCGCCCAGGTCGTCGCCCATCACAACCGCACGCTCCGCAATGGCGGGTTCGCCGAACTGGCCGATGCCGCCGCCGTCGTCCTCTAG
- the def gene encoding peptide deformylase, which yields MSVATLPVILEVPDARLKTRAEPVVTIDDTLRRTMDGMLEAMYEAPGIGLAGPQIGLMRRVVVVDTAGQDEPRRPIRLINPEILWASSERAIAEEGCLSLPGYYGEVERAAAVRVGYTDETGQAREIEGDGLLARCLQHEIDHLDGILFIDHLSALKRGMILRKLAKARRAKRD from the coding sequence GTGTCCGTCGCCACGCTGCCCGTGATCCTCGAAGTCCCCGATGCGCGCCTCAAGACGAGGGCCGAGCCGGTCGTCACGATCGACGACACCCTGCGCCGGACCATGGACGGCATGCTCGAGGCGATGTACGAGGCGCCCGGCATCGGGCTCGCGGGGCCGCAGATCGGCCTGATGCGGCGGGTCGTCGTGGTCGACACCGCCGGCCAGGACGAGCCGCGGCGGCCGATCCGGTTGATCAATCCCGAGATTCTCTGGGCCTCGTCCGAGCGGGCGATCGCCGAGGAGGGCTGCCTGTCGCTGCCGGGCTACTACGGCGAGGTCGAGCGCGCCGCCGCGGTGCGGGTCGGCTACACCGACGAGACCGGCCAGGCCAGGGAGATCGAGGGCGACGGCCTGCTCGCCCGCTGCCTCCAGCATGAGATCGATCACCTGGACGGCATCCTGTTCATCGATCACCTGTCCGCCCTCAAGCGTGGCATGATCCTGCGCAAGCTCGCCAAGGCCAGGCGCGCCAAGCGCGATTGA
- the fmt gene encoding methionyl-tRNA formyltransferase yields the protein MRIVFMGTTSFAVAMLDAVTGAGHEVVAVYSQPPRKAGRGHKVQPSPVHQRALAEKVEVRTPLSLREADAQDAFAALRPDLAVVAAYGLILPGAVLDAPRLGCLNVHASLLPRWRGAAPIQRAIEAGDAVTGISLMRMDAGLDTGGVYRMAELPIGPDATGGALHDELARLGADMLPGLIDDLAAGRAAARPQPAEGVTYAAKIDRAESRIDWDRPADAIVRRVRAFEPAPGSWTEMDGLRLRVREAVPAAGEGPPGTVLDDRLTVACGRDAVRLVRVQRPGRDAVDAAAFLRGRAVAPGTVLA from the coding sequence CTGCGCATCGTCTTCATGGGCACGACGTCCTTCGCCGTCGCGATGCTGGACGCCGTGACCGGCGCCGGCCACGAGGTCGTCGCGGTCTACAGCCAGCCGCCGCGCAAGGCCGGACGCGGGCACAAGGTTCAGCCGTCCCCGGTCCATCAGCGTGCTCTGGCGGAGAAGGTCGAGGTCCGCACGCCCCTCTCCCTGCGCGAGGCCGACGCGCAGGACGCGTTCGCCGCGCTGCGGCCCGACCTGGCGGTGGTCGCCGCCTACGGGCTGATCCTGCCCGGCGCCGTCCTGGATGCGCCGCGTCTCGGCTGCCTCAACGTGCACGCCTCGCTCCTGCCGCGCTGGCGCGGCGCCGCGCCGATCCAGCGCGCGATCGAGGCGGGCGACGCCGTGACCGGCATCAGCCTGATGCGCATGGACGCCGGGCTCGACACGGGCGGCGTCTACCGCATGGCCGAGCTTCCTATCGGTCCGGACGCGACCGGCGGCGCCCTGCACGACGAACTGGCCCGGCTGGGCGCCGACATGCTGCCCGGGCTGATCGACGATCTCGCGGCGGGCCGCGCGGCCGCCCGGCCGCAGCCGGCCGAGGGCGTCACCTACGCCGCCAAGATCGACAGGGCCGAGAGCCGGATCGACTGGGACCGGCCGGCCGACGCGATCGTCCGGCGCGTCCGCGCCTTCGAGCCGGCGCCCGGCTCCTGGACCGAGATGGACGGCCTGCGCCTGCGCGTGCGCGAGGCCGTGCCCGCGGCGGGCGAAGGGCCGCCCGGCACCGTGCTCGACGACCGCCTGACCGTCGCCTGCGGCCGCGATGCCGTGCGCCTGGTCCGCGTGCAGCGCCCCGGCCGGGACGCGGTCGACGCCGCGGCCTTCCTGCGCGGCCGCGCCGTGGCGCCCGGCACGGTCCTGGCCTGA
- the truA gene encoding tRNA pseudouridine(38-40) synthase TruA: MPRYRLTLEYDGRPFQGWQAQANGPSVQATLEAAIAAFAGETVRVHGAGRTDTGVHALGQVAHVDLGRAWPAGTAQNALNAHLAGKGVVVLRAQAVDGGFHARFSAIGRRYVYTILNRRAPCALDAGRVWHVPRPLDAELMHEAAQALVGRHDFTSFRSAACQAMSPVKTLDRLCVTRQGETIHIEAAARSFLHHQVRNMVGSLRLVGEGRWPVDGMARALAARDRAAAGPTAPPDGLYLVGVAYPGEGAP, encoded by the coding sequence ATGCCGCGCTACCGCCTGACGCTCGAATATGACGGCCGCCCGTTCCAGGGATGGCAGGCCCAGGCGAACGGGCCCTCGGTGCAAGCGACGCTCGAGGCGGCGATCGCCGCCTTCGCGGGCGAGACCGTCCGCGTGCACGGGGCCGGCCGGACCGACACGGGCGTGCACGCCCTGGGTCAGGTCGCCCATGTCGACCTCGGACGCGCCTGGCCGGCCGGGACGGCGCAGAACGCGCTCAACGCCCATCTCGCCGGCAAGGGCGTCGTCGTCCTGCGGGCGCAAGCGGTCGATGGCGGCTTCCACGCCCGCTTCTCGGCCATCGGCCGGCGCTATGTCTACACGATCCTCAATCGCCGCGCGCCCTGCGCCCTCGATGCCGGCCGGGTCTGGCACGTGCCGCGCCCGCTCGACGCCGAGCTGATGCACGAGGCCGCCCAGGCCCTGGTCGGCCGGCACGACTTCACCAGCTTCCGCAGTGCCGCCTGCCAGGCGATGTCGCCGGTCAAGACGCTCGATCGTTTGTGCGTGACCCGGCAGGGCGAGACGATCCACATCGAGGCGGCGGCGCGCTCCTTCCTACATCACCAGGTGCGCAACATGGTCGGCTCGCTCCGTCTGGTCGGCGAGGGCCGCTGGCCGGTTGACGGCATGGCGCGCGCGCTGGCCGCGCGGGACCGCGCCGCCGCCGGCCCCACCGCACCGCCGGACGGCCTCTATCTCGTCGGCGTCGCCTATCCCGGCGAAGGCGCGCCCTGA
- a CDS encoding ABC transporter ATP-binding protein, translated as MSIPLFELLDVEKAFDVGARHAWLGREARSKRLKALDGVRLRIDTGDSIALVGESGSGKSTLIRVLLGLSRPTDGRALYRGRDLDALDGGQRRAFQRDVAMVYQDARGSLDPRMRVLDLVAEPIRHHGLRPEGEVAGRVAALLEQVGLPTDTLGRYASQLSGGQVRRVAVARALASEPVAMIADEAVSGLDVSTQAQLLNLLRELQRTLGLTLIFITHDLSVASYLCSRMAVMYLGRIVEAGPTRALLDRPAHPYTRALVRSAPRFFASLPEPLAGEIPSPVDLPEGCRFAGRCPEAASACRERDPTLETVTPGRSVACLRPLEA; from the coding sequence ATGAGCATTCCGCTGTTCGAATTGCTCGACGTCGAGAAGGCGTTCGACGTGGGAGCGAGGCATGCGTGGCTCGGGCGCGAGGCGCGGTCGAAGCGGCTGAAGGCGCTGGACGGCGTGCGCCTCCGCATCGACACCGGTGACAGCATCGCCCTGGTCGGCGAAAGCGGCTCCGGCAAGTCGACCCTGATCCGCGTCCTGCTCGGCCTGTCGCGACCGACCGACGGCCGGGCGCTCTATCGCGGCCGCGATCTCGATGCGCTGGACGGCGGCCAGCGGCGCGCCTTCCAGCGCGATGTCGCGATGGTCTATCAGGACGCACGCGGCTCCCTCGACCCGCGCATGCGCGTGCTCGATCTCGTCGCCGAGCCGATCCGGCACCACGGTCTGCGCCCGGAAGGCGAGGTCGCCGGCCGGGTCGCCGCCCTGCTGGAGCAGGTCGGACTGCCGACCGACACGCTCGGGCGCTACGCCAGCCAGTTGTCCGGCGGTCAGGTTCGCCGCGTGGCGGTCGCCCGCGCCCTGGCGAGCGAGCCAGTCGCCATGATCGCCGACGAGGCTGTCTCCGGCCTCGACGTGTCGACCCAGGCCCAGTTGCTGAACCTTTTACGCGAGCTGCAGCGAACGCTCGGCCTGACGCTGATCTTCATCACGCACGACCTGTCGGTCGCCAGCTATCTCTGCAGCCGGATGGCCGTCATGTATCTCGGGCGGATCGTGGAGGCCGGGCCGACGCGCGCCCTTCTCGATCGTCCGGCACACCCTTACACGCGCGCGCTTGTTCGTTCGGCGCCCCGGTTCTTCGCCTCGCTGCCGGAACCCCTTGCCGGGGAGATCCCCAGCCCGGTCGATCTGCCCGAGGGATGCCGCTTCGCGGGGCGCTGCCCTGAGGCCGCCAGCGCGTGCCGCGAGCGGGACCCGACGCTCGAGACGGTCACGCCCGGCCGCTCGGTTGCCTGCCTGCGGCCTCTCGAAGCCTGA